In Vicia villosa cultivar HV-30 ecotype Madison, WI unplaced genomic scaffold, Vvil1.0 ctg.000561F_1_1, whole genome shotgun sequence, the sequence GAGCATTATCAAACTGTAATAATTGTCTTCCTCGATGGTACTTCTTGGCATCAAGATTAGTACCGTCAGCATTCAACAAGCATGAATTAAAATCTAGACTACTTCCTCCCAATTGATCTACATCGTTTTCCATGCCCAACTCATAGTCCTGAATTGCAGCTTTACTATCTGTAAGCTTAAGTTTGTTAACAGCTTCAATCTTGGGATTCTGACGTAAACCCCATCTCTGTTTTCTGTTTGAGCGAATTGATTGTCCTAAAGAGCGCCATGAAGAAAAGTGTGACCTGCAGAATGAGGCATTTTTTTAAGATCTAAAAACAGTTTGGGATCAAAGAGTAAGGTAAACCTCGCTTATAAGTATAACCTTTAACAAAAATACATACAACCAAGCATCGTTCATAAGTTACTAGAtcataaattaaaatattcaagGAAACCTCTTTTATACATTCGTCTCTTTCAGAAAAACAGATGTATGGGTTTGTTAAAAAACATATAAGGAAACATTGTATAATCTTTGACAAAAATACATACAACCAAGCATCATTGATAAATTACtacataacaaattaaaatagaatTAAGAAATAAATATACATTAACAAGAAAATAATGGTGATAACAGATTACTTACATAAGAGTCAGAAAATGGTATTTATATAGTATAAAATATGGAAAGAATATATAACATCAGAAAATGGTATTTATATAGTATAAAATATGGAAAGAATATAGTATAAAATAATAGGAAAAGTATCAACATCAGCCAAAAAAGAGTTAGAAAATATGACTTTATATTTCTTCATAGTAAAAGTTAGatagatatttattttatttttatatgtacacaatttttatttgtaaaaaataattatggTATATAGTAACAAGTACAGGTACAACATGAATTTTTGAAGTACTGATGCTTAAAAGGGTAAAACAGTTCTACCTGCGAAGATCCTCGGGCGAAATATCACTACTTGATGCAAGAACATCATCCATCAAAAGAGTAGCTGACTTAGACAGGTTTTCATCCTTGCTGCTTATAAAATCAGATGCAGTTGGCTCAACTGAAACTTTGTCATTCTGAACAGAAGGATTAGGCTTACTTCTTTTCAAAAAACGCTCCATGATTGAGACTTGCTTTTGTAAATTACGTTTCTTTTTTAACTCagcttcttctttctctctgcGCCGCTGTTCTTTTTCTGCTTCCTCAACCAGCctcttttgttgttttttctgTTCGCAACATTTCTCATCACTTCTTACCTCGCCTTGGGACAATTTCAAATTAGTTTCCTAGATGAATTAGGCAGTTGGAACAGAGGAAATTTGTCAATTGTCAAACATAAATCTTTTCGTTAGATGAATGAAgtcaaaaaaattaagaataaatatatcAACTAGTCATTAATATTTATCATCTAACAATATAGATAATCATAAAGATGTCTGCAAAGTTAGTTGTCAATCCTACTTCAACATCCTGCaaattttattggtttttttgGTTTCTATATTATTGTCGTCAAACAGCTGTAATGGAAAATTGGAAACTGTACTTAAATTCATAGAAAACACAATTTCACAGCCAATGAAAGCAACACCAGTCACCAAGTAACGAGTAACTAAAGCTATAAACAGTATATGATGGAATCAAAAGAGCACTAACAATGGCAGTCGTTTCTGTTTTTATATCACACTgcatgctttctttttctttctcttttgcttcagctttctccttctctttctCAGCTTTCTCAGCTTCTCTTCTATTTCTATCCAACTGTTTAATCAGCAATTTTTCTTCTTGGCTTGCTTTTTTCTTATCCCTACAGTTATAATTTAgaagtaaaaaaatcaaaatacaataTTTATATACTTGCAGTAGAAATAAAACATGCTATGTAGGAACATAAGATTGCATACATGTCTTCATTGTTTTTCTGCAACAAGCCTTCAACTATCAAGTGGATGTCAGCCCCAGTAGAAGTTTTATTCAGCTTTTTTGAGGCCTTAATTAAGTCTTGACTATAATTAGGCTCACTTTCATGTTTCTTGAGTGACCCTATCATTTCTGCAAAGAAATGACATTGCAACAAAATACACATTAAACGAAGTTGTCATTTTCCCAAAAATTGATCAAAACAATGCATTCATCAGAAATGAAATCTACACTAATTACACGATACTCCACTATCAACAGCATATTTCTTTTTGCAATAAAAAAAGGAACCACTCAACTAATAACATTCAAACTATCACAAAGGTAATAATATTTGATATACTCCATCGTCAACCAAAACAAAGTAATCCATACCAGTTACAGCCATAATTCTCTCATTGATCTTTTTCCGCATTGTGCGCCGGATAACAAGCTCCCCTCTGACAGATTTTGGAAGCAACTTAACATCCCTAGTCTGCAATAACAACACAACAAATCCGTTACAACTAAACAATCAGTGTACTGGTATACATTCATCCTAAACGCAAACACAATTACTATCAACATACCCAGCTTTCAAAAATACATTGATTTACACGAACATAGCAAAAATGGTTAGTAAAATATCAACAAACATCACAAATGAATAATTAAAGAAACATAAGAATCACCTCCCAACACCAAAGACAAGAATCAGAATGATCTTCTAGTATATCAGCATCAGCATTGGGCACTCCATACATCATCCTCTGCCCAACAAACAGCACACTACTCTTCACCAACGCGGAGTTAAAACCTTCCACCAACACAACTCCCCCATTCGCCACCTCACTATTCAACCTCCCATAAACATCGTCCACAAGCTTCGACAACGGAAGCTCACTCTCCTCCATCAACGCCGCAACAACCGCATTTCTCGACCCACCGCATTGCTTAAGGTCAACAACAACCTTCTTACCCGAAACCTCTCTGTAGTACCCAAACAGCCCCTCGAGCTCCTTTTCTAGGGTTTCGATTTGAGCAAGCTTCTCTTCTGGTGTTCGAGGGTTCGGTAACTTGGAATTGACCTCTTTCTTTCGCTTCCGGGAGTTGGTTTTGGGGCGATTGGTTGTCGGATCTTGAAGTGGTGGCTGAGGAGGAGTGGCTTCGAGGTCGATTATGGCGGAGTTTTCCATTTGCATGGTTGGGGAAGGTGAGATCTGAGATGAAATGAGGAACCCTAATCGGTGGGAGAGGGAAATGAAAATGGAGAAAGGAATATAAACGATAAAGGGAAAGTGAAATTTTAGAGTTTCGCGCCTTCGTGCTTTATTGCCTCCATTTCTAAATATTTAACTTCTCACCTTCCATACCCTttcattagttaattaattaattaattaataaatgtaCTAAATATCAGCATTAATgtctttttctcttcattttttagtACAACGCTAATAGcataatatatgtatatttaattatattttaaccaaaaaaaattatgtaatttaaattataagtattattattagaaatagtGTACATCTACATCATTATAACTTTATTTATTCATAAAACTAATGTAATTTTTATGATTTAGTCTTAGTTagaaactctaatcatgttttagtTTCCGGCCgttaaaattaaataagaattcagttaaataaaaattacacagtaattaattattggaaattCGTGTGAATTTCATCCGATAAAAATGAATGTTAAAAAATgtggaaaaaaatgtgttttcaagaGCACTCTATTATCTATATGGCAAACCGTTTAAGTGAATAGGTAGTTTTTCACCaactaaatatttaaaattatttaatactaTGACAAGAGATGGCGATATatttatttgatagtgtatgactTCTCTTATCTTTACAAGGAAGGTGTATTGCATGTGTCTCTCCTTTCGGTGGCACCAAATATTAGGACAGCCGACACCATATGCATATGACATGACATTTCTTCCAGCTCCTTTTGATGAACAACTTCAGTCTTGCTCGAAAAATAAGGATAGAGTTATTTTGAAGTAAAATATTGAAACTCTCTAGCCGTCAAAGGACAACTGCAGGCCAAAGGTAGCAATTACAATGTGCTAGAGGTCGAGGTTAAGCATCCTCGGGACTAGATATTCCCAAATCTATTGCAAATTTCGAAGGTATTTTAACGGTTTGCCCTCTTCCATAGGACATTACAGCATAATACCCTTATAAGATTTAGCGTCGCTCACGCATGACGTTATTTGTAAGGCACCCTCTGCCACAGGTTGATTGGGAGAACCTTGTATCCTCGTCCTAGCCAGGACAGGAAGTTGGAATGGTTGAGTCGGCAGGGGACCTCGTAGTTGGAAATATCCTTATATCCAACATATGAACGAATTTTATAGGTAAATGGGTGACCCTAAGTGTCATCTTCATTTGAAGTGTCGTCCGGTGACACTTTGTCTTATCAGCAAACAAGAAATCAAGTGGGTTAGGTAAATAATCACCAAGAATTATAAAATAAAGCGTGAAAATTCATACAATACTCACCAAAGATGATAGTGTATTCTCTATAGTAGCAGCATCCACTAACAAGTGCAATTTTATGTGTTGCTTCCTTTGTTTCTTCGACATTGATCAAGAAAGCATAATGCCATCAACAAATCTCAAACATTCACAAAACGTCACCAATTTTCTCATCAAATATGTCTCCTTATAAGATAATTCATTTAGAAGAAAGATATAAGACTCAACCTTAATAAAGAGTAGCAAAATGGACCGCCCCGTCGGGCATGCCTATTTTGTTCGCACTTTTTGCGGGGCAGACCAAGGTCTTAGGTTGCACTCTCTAATATGCACCCCCTACCCTACCTCATTTTTTGCGGACTTTTGCAGGTAcaaattttttttgcaatttttaggcTATATTTTGTGTAGTGTTTGCGGGCATGCCACGTCCTCGTATTTTGCGGAGCACACCAAGATTTTAGCCCCGCAACCTTAACTATGCATGCTTTCATGCGCCCCGATTTTTGCGAGTTTTTACAGAATGGGTATGCTCGTTTGACTCCCTTAGCCTTAACCATGAAATGGCTCTGACGCCATAATTTAGAAAACCTATCTGAACATCTGAAGGGCGCCTCAAATTGAATGTCACACATTCTCGCATATGCCGTATTGGTAAAAGGAGTAATTGGGTAGTATTGGTCTTTGAATTCTTTGTATTATCAAAGTGGACATCAAGCATATTGTGGTCCTGCCTATGGAAGAGCAAGCCTTAACCCTGTGGTGAATCATAATAACAACATTGGACGTTAAAAAGGGTGGAAAATGTCAAGGTTGACACATTTTTCTTGTACTCGCACCAATACTGAAAGGCTCTGACACAAGCCTTGTGGAACTACATTCTTGTAAGTTTAATCAAGAAGTGATCAAAGCTAAGCAAGGCATGCATGGCGTAGTTTCGATGATGACAACTTGTGGAGATATTAAAGCATAAATACAATCATCTATTTCAAGCGGTCAAAGATGCACACGAAAGTTTATTCAACCTTGTACTTGTCAAAAAGTACACATGTGTGTGGTATCCCTGCACATGTAAGGGATACTCAAAGGTCCCAGTAGTTTTATAACAGGTAAGGTTGTTAGGGTTAGCTGGCGACAATATTCCTTGTATGGTGGTGTTTATAATGGTAAGAGAGGCTAACTCACGTGAAGTGATAAGCTTTGTATTACGCAGTATTTTGTGTAAGTTATGATATGTTTATTCTCTTGTTAATGGAGAAGTGTTTATAGCGATCTTTGGCCCTAGAGTTTCCTTGGGAATGATAATTGACCAACACTCAATAGTGGACTGTTGAAGCCCGTGCTTTATgggaggaggtggatcaactaTTGACTCTAACTTTCCACTGTCCAATAAACATGTTTCTCCATGTTTCCCATAACTGGGTGAATGGGAGGCACTTATGGTGAGGCAATTCCCACCAGGGGCGATGTAAAGTCATCACCCCTTGTAAGGGCTACGATTCTCCCGCCTTTGCTAGTACATTTACAAATATAATACTACACATTTCATCAAGCACAATGGCTTTGATAAATGGTAAAGTGATTTTAGACTATAAAGCGATGGGATATCCATATGCCATAAGTTTCTTGTGATGAACCAGATTGTCTAAGCTTTGAGTCGGCGATGGACCCCTCGGGCGGAACTTCTATTATACCCTTAGACAGGACTTTAAACTAAGTTTCGTAAGCTAGACTTCAATTGCGTCTCCTGGGCAAAATTTATATGTTGGATCCCGCCCGAGGAAATTCCAAGTCTCTCAGCCGAAGAGTTTTATGTAACATGTTTAATGGGAATTCTTAGTCCCTCGAGCAAAGTTATATTAAGCTTGGCTAATGAGACTATAAAACCCTCAGGTGAGGCGATGAACCTCTCCGGCGAAACCTCTATTAAACCCTCAGACAAGACTTTAAACGAATTCTTCTAAGTTAGTCTCTAGTGGCACCCTATTGACGCATTAGAGCGGCAAGAAAAATATTGGAAGTATTTTGAGATTTATCGTGTCATAGAGAATGGTGGAGGGAAAGAatgtcattcaacagtttctgTGTTTTTGAGCTTGGGTTTAAATGAACAAAAAGTAAAAAAgtataaaaaggaaaataaatacattcttcggAGAAAAGAGAACTCACGGGATTGAATTTCATCTACTTGTCAAATACTTAAACCTACTGATCAGTTGTACTCAACCTAAGTTACCCATCAATATTATCATGTATCGCTCACTACAAAGGTTATGTCTAACACAAAGTTGACGTATCAACTGTATTATTTCCTTGTGGATGTCTCACACAACTAAAAAACATAGAGCATTGAGGATTGACACTCACAGTAAATATTAATCttaaatctatgtctagagtttAGAACCTAACTGATATTCATCCAAGAACAAGATCAGAaaagtatatgtctataacaacttaAATCCCagtaataaaacaaaaacaaggaTAAATACCGATAAAGATTTGTAAAAGAGATTTTATACAATGGCATGATCAGTACATATACATATAAGACAAATAAACTACATATAATCCTCAACAAATGAAAAATACAAAGATAAGAGAGAAGAGAAACAAACACAAATGTTGATTTCTCCAACAAAAATGCACATCTCACTCTCAATCATTAAAATGCATCACTCATTGTTTATTTCCAAAACGTAATCTACTTAAGAATGGAATTGACGGGGTTGGGACAAAAATTCCCCAAATCATAACCCAGAAATGTTGAAAATGAAATACATATAAACAAAATTTGCtcacccgcgctaagcgggctgccTTTATTTTTACGCACTAAACCGCCTCTTGAAAATATCTGGCTGTGTAAAAGTGACCGCGCTTAGCGGACTTAGCACGCTTAGCtggcttcaaaaatcatttacgCCTCTGCTAGAAAAGTGGTAGTGCATTGGACTTTGGGCTTAGCGGCATCAATCATTATTTTCTCCAAAATTGCAtatttgaagtcgtgtcttcgacactttattactATATGATCCAATATGCATCAATACttataaaatgaatgaaaaatgatcaaacagtgtataaatgaataaaaactcaaattatacacaatatgtacaaatataacaaaaatatatgcATTCACGCACAAGTCGAGGAAAAATACTCgataagtgccgcaaaactatatacaaaaataactacaatttggcacttatcaaactccgATTTCTTCTTTCGAAGAGCTCAAATTTGAAGACCAGAAAGGTACGACTTTGATGTAGATTGGTTGGAAGCACGCCTCACCCTAGCTTCAGCCATTAGCTTTCGTTGTTTCTCAAGGTTGGCGGATGTCATTTTCCCTGCATGAAAGGGTAAAAAGATTTTCGTTGAGACTAAAAGACAAACAACAATCTATGTGGTAGTATGATCGCAAATTCATTACCTAAATACGCCAAGAGTGTTACTTGGTCGTCAGATTTTTCCATGATATCCTTAGTTTTCATCTGGCGGATGGCATTTAGTTTGTCATAATCCTAGCCAAGCACGGGAACGGGATTCTCAGTTCAATAAAAAAGGGAAGCGCCAACTTCGTTGGAGGCATACAAGACTTTTGGGCATATATTACTTCCCTTTACCCGAACAAATCGGTTTTTAAAGTCTCTGTAATTGGAAGTATAAACCCGAGCTGAGATGCTTCAAATCGCTCTTATTTGCGTTTTTCTTCTACGCTTCTTAAAATCTCTGATTTCGTTTATGGGacctaaaatatttttgaaattgtcTTAAACGAAAAGGTCTAGTCAACCCCTTATATAACTCTTTATGTCCATATTGTCACCTAAAAACTTATCAAACAAAAGGAAAAATAGGGAGAATAAGCGGATGCCAGTTCACCAGGTTATATTTTAGAATTCACGTTCAATTTTATTCTCGTTTAATCAGATTTTCTTTTCCACAAATGTAAGGAATTCCCAATTGGTAATGAAAAATTGTAAGTtctgaaatatttatttatttgtgaatGTGTAAGATAACAAAGAGTTTGAGGTACGATAAAAAGGATCAAAGCCTCGAGACAAAGATAGATGGGTGTTACCGCAAATGCCACATGCATGCGACCACAACAATTAAAATCCTATAGCATAAAGAACACACATGAATGAAGCGGTAAAATAACTAAAACAACAATAATAGTCCACACCTTTTAGCAGCTAGCCACTCGAGAGGTTGTGGTGGGTTGGTCACATGTCAACCTAAGACTGGGTTTTCACCTAGGCGGGAAAAGGGAATCCGACCCTTGGTTGGAA encodes:
- the LOC131629355 gene encoding chromatin assembly factor 1 subunit FAS1-like encodes the protein MQMENSAIIDLEATPPQPPLQDPTTNRPKTNSRKRKKEVNSKLPNPRTPEEKLAQIETLEKELEGLFGYYREVSGKKVVVDLKQCGGSRNAVVAALMEESELPLSKLVDDVYGRLNSEVANGGVVLVEGFNSALVKSSVLFVGQRMMYGVPNADADILEDHSDSCLWCWETRDVKLLPKSVRGELVIRRTMRKKINERIMAVTEMIGSLKKHESEPNYSQDLIKASKKLNKTSTGADIHLIVEGLLQKNNEDMDKKKASQEEKLLIKQLDRNRREAEKAEKEKEKAEAKEKEKESMQCDIKTETTAIETNLKLSQGEVRSDEKCCEQKKQQKRLVEEAEKEQRRREKEEAELKKKRNLQKQVSIMERFLKRSKPNPSVQNDKVSVEPTASDFISSKDENLSKSATLLMDDVLASSSDISPEDLRRSHFSSWRSLGQSIRSNRKQRWGLRQNPKIEAVNKLKLTDSKAAIQDYELGMENDVDQLGGSSLDFNSCLLNADGTNLDAKKYHRGRQLLQFDNAPRPAFYGFWPSKSDVVGARHPLRKDPNLDYEVSSDEEWEEEEPGESLSDCEKDEEKDEEECQEECSKSDGESEDGFFVPDGYLSEDEGAQLDKMETDVSHAEADSSLCSKDDIEAEEFCALLRQQKYLNNLTEHALRKNNPVIIPNFILDKDPSVLDHNNSGIPKQELLCLQALSMHTIPGGSCIELELSTDKIQDEDQEASPSTGKGAATPPSDLAAIPDTDLPIIVTTIQNCSQGINKLLRSLQQKFPSASKSSLRNKVREVSDYVDNRWQVKKEVLVKLGLSVKPEKSSGGPRSIAAFFSKRCLPPGGESVKPGETSPLTPLKSCSAIQDPQTTRSHNI